The genomic segment aatttgcATAATATCTTAAATGACTACAATATacattatcataaaaaaaaaatatttaagtgcaaaaaaaaaattacttgacTACACCAGTGCAGTAAAAAATGTGACTGCACCAAAGTGACTCCCTATATTtataaaagagaaaaaagaaagtTTTGTGGGGAAATAATTATCATCATCTCTTACATGAGACTATAGTCAAAAGATTTAGTTAAATTTTGATTTCTCAAATTATGTTTAGTCACTTTGAACACATCGTATACGTAATTAACAGAAAAATATATACCATATTAGTACCTACATTTTCAGTTTACATTTTTCTAGTTTAATAAATACCAAAATGTTATTCTTTGTTttacaaattaatttaaaaaccTACCATAAACACAATATTATTGCAATTTATTTTCaacattacaaaaaatatatctattttaattatattatatttataatatatttaaaaatcaaattttaattaattaaaaccattaataattatattttttaataagtttttagttgattaaaataataataataatagctagACATTAAAAATAGTTGATTTGAAAAAAAGGgttagaaaaaatataaaattattattattcaatcaattaaaaaattaagaaacaaaatgattcatttttttaattaattaaaattatttatatattttcttcACCTTGAATAGTAGTATTTCTTAGaaaattaacataaaattgttttttgttttaatatataatatatgttattaaaattaagatattttagtaatattgattttttttattaataaaatcgtGTTCAATGTACGTTTTTATACTGATTTGTAAAATAGATGATGGTATTTTGGCATTAACTAAAATATAAAGGTCTTAACTTGTAATAAAGCAACCATGGTACTAAATTGGTATAATCCTTTATAAGTGTTATTAGCTCTctcaatttattttaatttcataatgTAAGATTACCATTTTGGCCTCCTGGGTTTAAGTCCACTGGCCAAGTTTAATCCTaagttttcaaaaaattaaaaataactttGTTATTTTAAACAGAAATTCAATTTGCATATTTTTAGTCAAAATTATATTTGTAAAGATAAAAATGCTCATTCTTAAAatgcatttatatatttattaatttttatataaatattgttATACCTATATTTGTATAGCACATGAAAGTTGGTTGTCATTTGTTTTGTCTGGTCGCTATACAAGTTGCCATTGCTGGTAATGAGGGTTACCTACTCCTTGTACCTCATATTCCCACTACTATAAATACCAGGAGAGGAACCCTTGGCATTTTTTTTAAAGACTCTATTGCATTGAAGAGCTTTTATTCTGATGTATCATATAGTCGATATCCTTAACAAACTTGGGTGATTCAAGTTCACTTCATCTTTATTTATTAGACCGAACTACTCTAAATATTTGTTCTTTATTTATTAGACCGAGCTACtataaatattttttctatttattaCAACATTTGATATTCTCTAAATTCATGCGTGATTTATCTTTGTTTTATAGATATTTTTggcaaaataatttatttttttgaaattattttgcaCTTTGgcttagttttgataattttttgcaaaatgacatctgaCACTTGAGATAGctagtcaaaaaattcaaacagttGGTCGAAATTTTAAACAGAgatcattttacaaaaaattatcaaaatttggCTAGAATGCAAAATGActtaaaaaatgtcattttcatcCATTACTTTTATTTTGTTACATTATTAGTTAGCTAAAATATGAGTCAACAataaaattaattacaaaattttgAAACTTGAGACAAAttaaaaccaaaattaataaataagtatattttattttttggacgtgaatataattataatattttgcaaataatttataaaattaattgatcaataaacttaaaattaaataaataaaataaaacaacgaATAAagaatataattatatttatgttgacgtcgtttttcgtcaacttaaatagtagagcaattaaacaaatgaaaaatggATCATatgaatttaaagaggaagacaagAAAGTTTTTACGAGGTTCAGTAGTTAATTttgcttagtccacgagtctatgttattaaaactttgagttttctggaaattattcagagatgaattccccagagctttctctcaagaAAATCAGGAATCGGTCTTTTACAAGTGGTGATTTCTTCTCTATAGAAAATGATgaagaattcattcccacatattttgggaatatattctgtaaatcaattggaataatgatattaaatgcattatctcctatatacatggagacgtcccatgaagatcaggaacggataacaaattaaatgacatcccttaaatatttggattatactacaataaatatgttcacacataaGGGGCTATCCAAGGCGATTTATCAGGTCTTCTAGATCAGCGATTGACATCGAGGCTGTCGGGACTTATGGATCAATCACGAACTTGCCACCCAACTTCACGCTACGCTCGGGATAGGTAGGTACTATCGAGGTTGTCACCCCCAAGCTTATACCTCCTGAGCTCGAACTATCTCGCCTGAGGACACTCGGTAAAAGATATATTCAAGTGTCGTGCCATTGCCTGTCGCGATCTCAGAGAATATTCGAGattacacatcctcgaggtcgttgcTTCACTTCAGAGGGTTCTACggctggaccatatgatgttttcatacatttcgagcttacacctgacGAGCTCAGTTTTCGGAGTCATAACCTCTTTTCTCAAGATTTGAGTGtaacaatttattttaatttttgattttatttgtttggattttatgttttttaaatcaaaattataaaaaaaacaaaagatgTTAATATATTATAAGCGAGGATATCTTTTCAATGAAATATTTCACTAAAAACATGCAAAGTGGCCAATTTCGTCTATTAAATATAGCAAATAGTTATTTTTAGCTTTTTCTAAAATTCAGGTTAAATGATACTAGACATAACTTGAGTTGACTAAAATAGTAAATTTCCTTAAAATTTTGGGACAGATTTTTTTATTTGAAGAATCTTTATTAGAAAATATCTCTGTGCCAACATTTTCATGTTATATATGGAACGCTTTTTATGGTAAAATATTTAATTCAAAGTCCCAGGCATGTTTATGATGAACATCAATTATTATTTCAAATATAAACACTCCaatatttagagcatcctgcaaatttttaaaaaattctgaataatttacagtgccgaaaactaagttcaaacatactattttccacgcgcatacaAAAATTAGTCATATGCGTGCAATAAtttgttttcggcactgtaaattattcggaattttctgaaaatttgcaggatgctctaaataactacaatatacatggtcataaaaaaaatcgcgccgaaaactgttcaaaggttGAGAAACACAAAAGAGCCCTACGGTAGGACTCTTTTTGAGAGCCCTACCAAAGAAAAcccctatatatatacatataatatatacgGCACTATTACGGTAGGACTGTATTTTGTACCTAATGGTAGAATATTTTGTTTTCCCGACCTAAATAAATtataactttaatttttttatataatgatatatattgtagttaaaagaatttttattttaacaaattctaaataatttagagTTCTGAAATTAgaattcaaataattttttatacgtgtgtctattttattttttattcgaacgtgaaaaatattatttgaattcaaatttcAGCACCTtaaaaattttctaaaaatttataaaatgtcTTCTATAATTATAATATGCACCaccaaataaaaataatgagattACAACTTAGAACCCAAAATAGAAAAAAATCCAACTAAGAAAATTTTCAGAATACCTACCGTAAAAACTCACAAATatcaattatataaataaaataaatatatatttataaatatattattcttTTGCTCATCTGTTTTGCTTGCCTGCTGGCTAGCAGCCATATATTATTATGACAAGATCCAAAACCAAGTCAAGGTCCCAAAAAaagatatttaataaaaatttccCATATGCCTTATTTTATGATAACTATTAATTATTCATATTTGTTTACTACGATGGGGTGATTAATGTCAAGTTGTTGTGATTTTATTTTACCATAGAATAAAGACAAACGCTATATAAAGGGTGTGCTGGTTGATCAATAGGCAACACCAAACCTTCCTTCTCTTCTCTACTAAGATGAGCAAAATGGGGTCACCAACATCCCTTTTAGTGACTGCTCTCATAGTAGCACTAGTCTCTCTAAGCTTCCCATCAGAAACCAGTGCTAACTACGCATACACATCTCCACCACCTCCTAAGAAATATCACCCAGTGCCAGTTTCTCCTCCTTACCACTACAAGTCACCACCACCACCTACACCGGTGTACAAGTACAAGTCACCACCACCTCCTCATCACGAGAAGCCTTACCACCCACCTACCCCGGTGTACAAGTACAAGTCTCCACCACCACCTCATCATGAGAAGCCTTACCACCCACCCACTCCAGTGTACAAGTACAAGTCtccaccaccaccaacaccagTTTACAAGTACAAGTCACCGCCACCACCCCATCACGAGAAGCCTTACCACCCACCCACCCCGGTGTACAAGTACAAGTCTCCACCACCTCCCACCCCAGTTTACAAGTACAAGTCTCCACCACCACCAACTCCAGTGTACAAATACAAGTCACCACCACCACCCACCCCCGTGTACAAGTACAAGTCTCCACCACCACCTCACCATGAGAAGCCATACCACCCACCCACCCCAGTGTACAAGTATAAGTCACCACCCCCACCCACCCCAGTGTACAAGTACAAGTCTCCACCACCACCTCACCACGAGAAGCCATACCACCCACCCACCCCAGTGTACAAGTATAAGTCACCACCACCCCCCACCCCAGTGTACAAGTACAAGTCTCCACCACCTCCTCACCACGAGAAGCCATACCACCCACCCACCCGAGTGTACAAGTATAAGTCACCACCACCACCCACCCCAGTGTACAAGTACAAGTCTCCACCATCACCTCACCACGAGAAGCCATACCACCCACCCACCCCAGTGTACAAGTATAAGTCACCACCACCACCTCACCACGAGAAGCCATACCATCCACCTACCCCAGTGTACAAGTATAAGTCACCACCACCCCCCACCCCAGTGTACAAGTACAAATCTCCACCACCACCTCACCACGAGAAGCCATACCACCCACCCACCCCAGTGTACAAGTACAAGTCACCACCACCACCCACCCCGGTTTACAAGTACAAGTCACCACCACCACCCCATCACGAGAAGCCTTACCACCCACCCACCCCAGTTTACAAGTACAAGTCTCCACCACCACCTACTCCAGTCTACAAGTACAagtctcctcctcctcctcaccaCCACTACGTCTACGCATCACCCCCTCCTCCTCCTCACTACTAGACGATATGGGGTTTGACGTAGCAGAAGTACCAGTCGGTAAGTTTCATGATCTTGTATTATAACCTTAATATCTATCAC from the Humulus lupulus chromosome X, drHumLupu1.1, whole genome shotgun sequence genome contains:
- the LOC133807358 gene encoding extensin-like, with product MSKMGSPTSLLVTALIVALVSLSFPSETSANYAYTSPPPPKKYHPVPVSPPYHYKSPPPPTPVYKYKSPPPPHHEKPYHPPTPVYKYKSPPPPHHEKPYHPPTPVYKYKSPPPPTPVYKYKSPPPPHHEKPYHPPTPVYKYKSPPPPTPVYKYKSPPPPTPVYKYKSPPPPTPVYKYKSPPPPHHEKPYHPPTPVYKYKSPPPPTPVYKYKSPPPPHHEKPYHPPTPVYKYKSPPPPTPVYKYKSPPPPHHEKPYHPPTRVYKYKSPPPPTPVYKYKSPPSPHHEKPYHPPTPVYKYKSPPPPHHEKPYHPPTPVYKYKSPPPPTPVYKYKSPPPPHHEKPYHPPTPVYKYKSPPPPTPVYKYKSPPPPHHEKPYHPPTPVYKYKSPPPPTPVYKYKSPPPPHHHYVYASPPPPPHY